One window of Trinickia caryophylli genomic DNA carries:
- the infA gene encoding translation initiation factor IF-1, with translation MAKEELLELDGIVDEVLPDSRYRVTLDNGVVVGAYASGRMRKNHIRILAGDRVTLELSVYDLTKGRINFRHKDERSSGTGQRPAFRRR, from the coding sequence ATGGCAAAAGAAGAACTGCTGGAACTCGATGGTATCGTCGACGAAGTGCTGCCCGACAGCCGCTACCGTGTCACCCTCGATAACGGTGTCGTGGTGGGCGCGTACGCATCCGGCCGGATGCGCAAGAATCACATCCGGATCCTCGCTGGCGATCGCGTCACGCTGGAACTCTCGGTGTACGACCTGACGAAAGGTCGAATCAATTTCCGTCACAAGGACGAGCGCAGCAGCGGCACGGGTCAACGCCCCGCGTTCCGCCGGCGCTGA
- the rbsD gene encoding D-ribose pyranase, whose amino-acid sequence MKKTALLNSKLSRLVATLGHGDMVLVADAGMPAPHGTGVEIIDLALTPGVPDLATTVRVLLSEMQVESHVMASETLARNDAWLSSEWMREIGSCQVVSHEELKRMSHRARAVVRTGECTPYANLMLVAGVTF is encoded by the coding sequence ATGAAGAAGACCGCGTTGCTGAACAGTAAGTTGTCGCGCCTCGTTGCGACGCTGGGCCATGGCGACATGGTGCTTGTTGCCGATGCCGGGATGCCGGCGCCGCACGGCACGGGCGTCGAGATCATCGATCTTGCGCTCACGCCCGGTGTGCCCGATCTGGCGACGACCGTTCGCGTCCTGCTGAGCGAGATGCAGGTCGAATCGCATGTGATGGCGAGCGAAACGCTCGCGCGCAACGACGCATGGCTGTCGAGCGAATGGATGCGCGAGATCGGCTCGTGCCAGGTGGTTTCGCACGAGGAGCTCAAGCGGATGTCGCATCGCGCACGCGCCGTGGTTCGCACAGGCGAATGCACACCCTACGCGAATCTGATGCTGGTGGCCGGGGTGACGTTCTGA
- the rbsK gene encoding ribokinase — protein MTTTAMKGETGRVAVVGSLNMDLVIRAPRLPNAGETLTGRSFAKVPGGKGGNQAVAAARLGAQVAMIGRVGNDDNGAQLVAGLRCEGIDCDGVATDAAQPTGVAMIVVDDAGQNAIVIVAGSNGALAPEAVSKHEAAIAQADVVVCQLEVPDETVLAAMRAARALGRTVVLNPAPVTGALSRTWLELADYLIPNEVEASALSGIQVDSPESAQRAAEVLQTQGARNVIVTLGAQGVLLLEAGGEAPRGRHYPPRKVVAIDTTAAGDTFVGGFSAALAAKRPLDEAVRFGQAAAALSVTRAGAQTSIPFLREISLASD, from the coding sequence ATGACGACGACAGCAATGAAAGGAGAGACGGGCCGGGTCGCAGTGGTCGGCAGTCTCAACATGGATCTCGTGATCCGGGCGCCGCGTCTGCCGAATGCGGGAGAGACGCTCACAGGCCGCTCGTTTGCGAAGGTGCCGGGCGGCAAGGGCGGCAATCAGGCCGTGGCCGCCGCGCGGCTCGGCGCCCAGGTCGCGATGATCGGGCGCGTCGGCAACGACGATAACGGCGCGCAGCTCGTGGCGGGCTTGCGCTGCGAGGGGATCGATTGCGACGGCGTGGCGACCGATGCGGCGCAACCGACCGGTGTCGCGATGATCGTTGTAGACGATGCGGGCCAGAATGCGATCGTCATCGTGGCCGGCAGCAACGGCGCGCTGGCGCCCGAGGCGGTGAGCAAACACGAGGCAGCGATCGCGCAGGCCGATGTCGTGGTGTGCCAGCTCGAAGTGCCGGACGAAACGGTGCTTGCGGCGATGCGCGCGGCGCGTGCGCTCGGTCGGACCGTGGTGCTGAATCCCGCGCCGGTGACCGGAGCGCTTTCGCGCACGTGGCTCGAACTGGCCGATTATCTGATTCCGAACGAAGTAGAGGCCTCGGCGCTGTCGGGCATCCAGGTGGATTCGCCTGAAAGCGCACAGCGTGCGGCCGAGGTCCTGCAGACGCAGGGCGCACGCAACGTCATCGTGACGCTGGGTGCGCAAGGCGTGTTGTTGCTCGAAGCGGGCGGTGAAGCGCCGCGCGGCCGGCACTATCCGCCGCGCAAGGTCGTCGCGATCGATACGACGGCGGCGGGCGATACGTTCGTCGGCGGATTCAGCGCGGCGCTGGCAGCGAAGCGTCCGCTCGACGAAGCCGTCCGATTCGGTCAGGCTGCCGCCGCGCTGTCGGTGACACGCGCCGGCGCGCAAACCTCCATTCCCTTTTTGCGTGAAATCTCCCTGGCGTCCGACTGA
- a CDS encoding LacI family DNA-binding transcriptional regulator: MLTIRDVAQRAGVSYTTVSHVLNNTRPVSEEKRARVMAAIAELNYVPSAPARSLKARSTSTIGLVVPNNTNPYFAEFARGIEGFLRRSGYCVFLCNSDNDVVTQRECLRVLYQNRIDGLIVASVDEDESVAEDLKAMRVPVVVFDRPIAGLDADLVQIDHEAGAMMATRHLLDLGHTRIGCIAGASGTAVSAIRVAGFKRAMAEHGVPVLPGAIVEGDFTCPGGYVAARTLFDTVAPTAVFASNDMMAIGALRAASERGLRVPADCSIVGFDDVEMSRYVHPALSTVGQTILRLGEAAAKMLLDRLSGTVTGPAQTCVIEPNLHMRESSAPAVARA; this comes from the coding sequence ATGTTGACGATCAGAGACGTCGCGCAGCGGGCGGGCGTGTCGTACACCACGGTGTCGCACGTGCTGAACAACACGCGCCCGGTCAGCGAGGAAAAGCGCGCGCGCGTGATGGCGGCCATTGCCGAGCTGAACTACGTCCCTTCGGCGCCGGCCCGTTCGCTCAAGGCGCGGAGCACGTCGACGATCGGCCTCGTCGTGCCGAACAACACGAACCCCTACTTCGCGGAGTTCGCGCGTGGAATAGAGGGGTTCCTGCGGCGCAGCGGCTACTGCGTCTTTCTGTGCAATTCCGACAACGACGTCGTGACGCAGCGCGAATGCCTGCGCGTGCTCTATCAGAACCGCATCGACGGTCTCATCGTCGCATCCGTCGACGAAGACGAGTCGGTCGCGGAAGACCTGAAGGCGATGCGCGTGCCCGTCGTGGTTTTCGACCGGCCCATTGCCGGCCTCGATGCCGATCTCGTCCAGATCGATCATGAAGCCGGGGCGATGATGGCGACCCGCCATCTGCTCGATCTCGGTCATACGCGCATCGGCTGTATCGCAGGAGCGAGCGGCACCGCGGTGAGCGCGATCCGCGTGGCGGGCTTCAAACGGGCGATGGCGGAGCACGGCGTGCCCGTCTTGCCGGGGGCGATCGTCGAGGGCGACTTTACGTGCCCGGGCGGCTACGTCGCGGCGCGCACGCTTTTCGACACCGTTGCACCCACGGCCGTTTTTGCGAGCAACGATATGATGGCGATCGGCGCGCTGCGTGCAGCCTCCGAGCGCGGTCTGCGTGTACCGGCAGACTGCTCGATCGTCGGCTTCGACGATGTCGAGATGAGCCGCTACGTGCATCCGGCATTGTCGACGGTGGGGCAGACCATTCTTCGTCTTGGCGAAGCGGCCGCGAAAATGCTGTTGGATCGGCTGAGCGGCACCGTTACGGGCCCGGCGCAAACCTGTGTAATCGAACCGAACCTGCATATGCGCGAATCGAGTGCGCCAGCAGTCGCTCGCGCGTGA
- a CDS encoding ABC transporter permease has translation MIALFSTLSSHFFTYDTFVTIANQIPDLVVMSVGMTFVLIIAGIDLSVGSVLALSASAVSVAALQWHWGPIPSALVGLGIAVFIGTLTGAVTVAWRIPSFIVSLGVLEMARGLAYQLTNSRTSYIGSEFDWLANPIAVGISPAFIIAIAVIVVAQLVLRRTVFGRCLVGIGTNETAVRLAGIDPRPYKIIVFALMGALAGLASLFQISRLEAADPNAGAGIELQVIAAVVIGGTSLMGGRGSVISTFFGVLIISVLAAGLAQIGANEPTKRIITGMVIVVAVVLDTYRSRRGTSRDAQAA, from the coding sequence ATGATCGCGCTGTTCTCCACGCTGAGCTCGCACTTTTTCACGTACGACACGTTCGTCACGATCGCTAATCAGATCCCCGATCTCGTCGTCATGTCGGTCGGCATGACGTTCGTTCTGATCATTGCCGGAATCGACCTCTCGGTGGGCTCGGTGCTTGCCCTGTCGGCCTCGGCCGTCAGCGTGGCGGCGCTTCAATGGCACTGGGGACCGATTCCCTCCGCACTCGTCGGGCTCGGCATCGCAGTGTTCATCGGCACGCTCACCGGCGCCGTCACGGTGGCGTGGAGAATTCCGTCGTTCATCGTTTCGCTCGGCGTGCTCGAAATGGCCCGCGGGCTTGCGTACCAACTGACGAACTCGCGCACGTCCTATATCGGCAGCGAATTCGACTGGCTCGCGAATCCGATCGCCGTCGGCATTTCGCCTGCGTTCATCATCGCGATCGCGGTCATCGTCGTGGCGCAACTCGTGCTGCGGCGAACGGTGTTCGGCCGTTGCCTCGTCGGCATCGGCACGAACGAAACCGCGGTACGGCTCGCCGGCATCGACCCGCGCCCCTACAAGATAATCGTGTTCGCGCTGATGGGCGCGCTCGCCGGCCTTGCGTCGCTCTTTCAGATTTCGCGTCTCGAGGCAGCCGATCCGAACGCAGGTGCCGGCATCGAGCTGCAGGTGATCGCGGCTGTCGTGATCGGCGGCACGAGCCTCATGGGCGGGCGCGGCTCGGTCATCAGCACGTTCTTCGGCGTGCTGATCATCTCCGTGCTTGCCGCGGGCCTCGCGCAGATCGGCGCGAACGAGCCGACCAAGCGCATCATTACCGGCATGGTGATCGTCGTGGCCGTGGTGCTCGACACCTATCGCAGCCGGCGCGGCACGAGCCGCGACGCGCAGGCGGCCTGA
- a CDS encoding sugar ABC transporter ATP-binding protein, with translation MSAVSTDAGERARASSPVLAIAGVGKTYTVPVLTGIDLTLNAGEVLALTGENGAGKSTLSKIISGLVQPTSGQLRFRGQPYAPASRSEAEALGVRMVMQELNLLPTLTIAENLFLNNMPAIRGIGWIARRRLRENARVAMARVGLESLDPDTLVGELGIGHQQLVEIARNLIGDCRVLILDEPTAMLTGREVELLFHQVERLKRDGVSIVYISHRLEELARISERVAVLRDGKLVSVGPIAEYTTERLVTQMVGRDLGETIDLGERRIGAPMLRVERLTRGSAVQDVSFEVRSGEIFGISGLIGSGRTELLRAIFGADAKDSGVVSIGNPPKPLTIRSPSDAVRQGMALITEDRKGEGLLLTQSIASNLALNNFRAVSRHGWIDRGRERALSGRQIEAMRIRCSGAQQPVDELSGGNQQKVVIGRWLERDAQVMLFDEPTRGIDIGAKFEIYSLLGEEAKKGKAIVVVSSELRELMLICDRIGVMSAGRLVRTFNRDEWTQDDLLAAAFSGYAKRDALLEREVS, from the coding sequence ATGAGCGCAGTTTCAACCGACGCTGGCGAACGCGCGCGGGCGTCGAGCCCCGTGCTGGCGATCGCCGGGGTCGGCAAGACCTATACCGTGCCGGTGCTCACCGGCATCGATCTCACGCTGAACGCCGGCGAAGTGTTGGCGCTCACGGGGGAAAACGGCGCCGGCAAAAGCACGCTGTCGAAGATCATCAGCGGCCTCGTGCAGCCGACGTCCGGCCAGTTGCGGTTTCGCGGGCAGCCGTACGCGCCGGCGAGCCGCAGCGAGGCCGAGGCGCTCGGCGTCAGAATGGTGATGCAGGAACTGAACCTGCTGCCGACGCTCACGATCGCCGAAAACCTGTTTCTGAACAACATGCCGGCCATCAGAGGGATCGGCTGGATCGCGCGCAGGCGCCTGCGCGAAAACGCACGGGTGGCGATGGCGCGCGTCGGTCTCGAGTCGCTCGATCCCGATACCCTCGTCGGCGAGCTCGGCATCGGCCACCAGCAGCTCGTGGAGATCGCCCGCAATCTGATCGGCGATTGCCGCGTCCTGATTCTCGACGAGCCTACCGCGATGCTGACGGGGCGCGAAGTCGAACTCCTTTTTCATCAGGTGGAGCGGCTCAAGCGCGACGGCGTATCGATCGTCTATATCTCGCACAGGCTCGAGGAGCTCGCACGCATTTCGGAACGCGTCGCCGTGCTGCGCGACGGCAAGCTCGTCTCCGTCGGGCCGATCGCCGAGTACACGACCGAACGCCTCGTCACCCAGATGGTTGGCCGCGATCTCGGAGAAACGATCGATCTCGGGGAGCGCAGGATCGGTGCGCCGATGCTGCGCGTCGAGCGCCTGACGCGCGGCAGCGCCGTTCAGGACGTCTCGTTCGAAGTCAGGAGCGGCGAGATTTTCGGTATCAGCGGCCTGATCGGCTCCGGGCGAACCGAGTTGCTGCGCGCGATTTTCGGCGCCGACGCGAAAGACAGCGGCGTCGTGTCGATCGGCAACCCGCCGAAGCCGCTGACGATCCGCTCGCCCTCCGATGCCGTGAGGCAGGGGATGGCGTTGATCACGGAAGACCGCAAGGGCGAGGGCTTGCTGCTCACCCAGTCCATTGCGTCGAACCTCGCGCTCAACAACTTTCGTGCCGTGTCGCGCCACGGTTGGATCGACCGCGGCCGCGAGCGCGCGCTGTCGGGCCGGCAGATCGAGGCAATGCGGATCCGCTGCTCGGGCGCGCAACAGCCGGTCGACGAACTCTCGGGCGGCAATCAGCAGAAGGTGGTCATCGGGCGCTGGCTCGAACGCGACGCCCAAGTCATGCTGTTCGACGAGCCCACGCGTGGAATCGACATCGGCGCGAAGTTCGAGATCTACAGCCTGCTCGGCGAAGAAGCGAAGAAGGGCAAGGCGATCGTGGTCGTGTCGAGCGAGTTGCGCGAGCTGATGCTCATTTGCGACCGGATCGGTGTGATGTCCGCCGGCCGGCTGGTTCGTACTTTCAACCGGGACGAATGGACCCAGGACGATTTGCTGGCCGCGGCATTCTCGGGCTATGCGAAGCGTGACGCATTATTGGAAAGGGAAGTGTCATGA
- a CDS encoding sugar ABC transporter substrate-binding protein: MKTPVRRRILAACIGLAAAAALPLTAQAQQAAHKPKVALVMKSLANEFFLTMEDGAKSYQKQHAADFDLISNGIKDETDTAAQIRIVDQMIVSKVDAIVIAPADSKAMVPVIKKAVDAGIVVVNIDNRLDPDVLKSKGITVPFVGPDNRKGARLAGDYLAAKLHKGDEVGIVEGVPTTTNAQQRTAGFKDAMAAANVKVVSVQSGDWEIDKGNAVASAMLNAYPNIKAILCGNDNMALGAVSAIRAAGRAGKVAVIGYDNIAAVKPMLADGRVLATVDQFAAKQAVFGIDTALKAIREHKKQNELSSVVETPVELVVKK, from the coding sequence ATGAAGACACCCGTCCGCCGCCGTATCCTCGCAGCGTGCATCGGCCTGGCCGCCGCCGCCGCGCTGCCGCTGACCGCTCAGGCCCAGCAGGCCGCTCACAAGCCGAAAGTCGCGTTGGTCATGAAGTCCCTCGCGAACGAGTTCTTCCTGACGATGGAAGACGGCGCGAAGAGCTACCAGAAACAGCATGCGGCCGATTTCGATCTGATCTCGAACGGCATCAAGGACGAGACGGACACCGCCGCGCAGATCCGCATCGTCGACCAGATGATCGTTTCGAAGGTCGACGCAATCGTGATCGCGCCGGCCGATTCGAAGGCGATGGTGCCCGTGATCAAGAAGGCGGTCGATGCGGGCATCGTCGTCGTGAACATCGACAATCGTCTCGATCCCGACGTGCTGAAATCCAAGGGCATCACGGTGCCGTTCGTCGGCCCGGACAATCGCAAGGGCGCGCGCCTCGCCGGCGACTACCTCGCCGCGAAGCTGCACAAGGGCGACGAGGTCGGCATCGTGGAAGGCGTGCCGACGACGACCAACGCGCAGCAGCGTACGGCCGGCTTCAAGGACGCCATGGCAGCGGCCAATGTCAAGGTGGTTTCGGTGCAATCGGGCGATTGGGAAATCGACAAGGGCAACGCCGTGGCTTCGGCGATGCTCAACGCCTATCCGAACATCAAGGCCATTCTGTGCGGCAACGACAACATGGCCCTCGGCGCCGTCTCGGCGATTCGCGCGGCTGGCCGCGCGGGTAAGGTAGCGGTGATCGGCTACGACAATATTGCCGCTGTGAAGCCGATGCTGGCCGACGGCCGGGTGCTCGCCACCGTGGATCAGTTCGCCGCCAAGCAGGCCGTGTTCGGCATCGATACGGCGCTCAAGGCGATCCGCGAGCACAAGAAGCAGAACGAATTGTCGAGCGTGGTCGAGACGCCGGTCGAGCTCGTCGTCAAGAAGTGA
- a CDS encoding TIGR04222 domain-containing membrane protein, with the protein MPDSNTVTVAGGAAIVLALYATLLWRQAKARRVWRAGSTMNVTRISAYQMALMCGGAPRVALTGVVRLLGRKMLVPSVAGVLLTSEAAGGELDAIEREVLAAVRRRPAVFDVLLGRLVSALRRAGVTRSLRHELIAIGYMRSIGSTEWWKDYLYNMLPFAVPIGIAFGWCATAALPADAAYLARDFVGAAIATMLIAAWPTRVTALGRFIIWSATQHHPDFRTARATQGEALDAKTLGQAVALYGTEALAGSDMAWIPAVLAQRSETA; encoded by the coding sequence ATGCCCGATTCGAACACCGTGACGGTCGCCGGCGGCGCCGCCATTGTCCTGGCGCTCTATGCGACGCTGCTCTGGCGCCAGGCAAAGGCGAGACGCGTCTGGCGCGCCGGCTCGACGATGAACGTCACGCGCATCTCCGCCTACCAGATGGCCTTGATGTGCGGCGGCGCGCCGCGGGTCGCGCTGACCGGCGTCGTCCGGCTGCTCGGCAGAAAAATGCTCGTGCCGAGCGTCGCGGGCGTACTGCTGACGAGCGAGGCGGCCGGCGGAGAACTCGATGCGATCGAGCGCGAAGTGCTGGCGGCCGTGCGACGGCGCCCCGCCGTCTTCGACGTACTGCTCGGTCGCCTCGTATCGGCATTGAGGCGTGCCGGCGTGACGCGCAGCCTTCGCCACGAACTGATCGCCATCGGCTACATGCGCTCGATCGGATCGACGGAATGGTGGAAGGACTATCTTTACAACATGCTGCCGTTCGCCGTGCCGATCGGCATTGCGTTCGGATGGTGCGCGACGGCGGCGCTGCCGGCCGATGCCGCGTATCTGGCGAGGGATTTCGTGGGTGCCGCGATTGCGACGATGCTGATCGCGGCATGGCCGACGCGGGTCACGGCATTGGGCCGCTTCATCATCTGGTCCGCCACGCAGCATCATCCGGACTTCAGGACCGCGCGCGCGACGCAGGGCGAGGCGCTCGACGCAAAAACGCTCGGTCAGGCGGTCGCGCTCTATGGCACCGAAGCACTCGCGGGAAGCGACATGGCATGGATACCCGCCGTCTTGGCGCAGCGCAGCGAGACGGCGTGA
- a CDS encoding MgtC/SapB family protein encodes MIGNVELLSRLVLAALLGSVIGFERERLNWAAGLRTHMLVCVGSALIMLVSAFGFADVLGRQDVVLDPSRIAAQVVSGIGFLGAGSILLRGEVIRGLTTAASLWSVAGIGLAVGGGMYTAAIGATIIILIILAGVKPLERRFISVRQQRSVQLLAERGCLTLESVHVALGTSSVRVKQFIVQQSEDDPGLDEVSLALSRSTADEFEAIVARLAAIPGVRDCRGGK; translated from the coding sequence ATGATCGGCAACGTCGAACTGCTGTCGCGGCTCGTGCTGGCCGCCTTGCTCGGCAGCGTCATCGGGTTCGAGCGCGAGCGGCTCAACTGGGCGGCGGGGCTGCGTACGCACATGCTCGTGTGCGTCGGCTCGGCCTTGATCATGCTCGTGTCGGCGTTCGGTTTTGCCGATGTACTCGGGCGGCAGGATGTCGTGCTGGACCCTTCGCGGATCGCCGCGCAAGTGGTGTCGGGCATCGGCTTTCTCGGCGCCGGCTCGATCCTGCTGCGCGGCGAAGTGATCCGCGGCCTCACGACCGCGGCGAGCCTGTGGTCGGTCGCGGGCATCGGACTCGCCGTCGGCGGCGGCATGTACACGGCGGCGATCGGCGCGACCATCATCATCCTGATCATTCTGGCGGGTGTGAAGCCGCTCGAGCGCCGCTTCATCTCCGTGAGGCAGCAACGCAGCGTTCAATTGCTCGCGGAGCGCGGCTGTCTCACGCTCGAAAGCGTGCACGTCGCACTCGGCACGAGCAGTGTGCGGGTCAAGCAGTTCATCGTTCAGCAGTCGGAGGACGATCCGGGGCTCGACGAGGTGTCGCTCGCGCTGTCGCGCTCGACCGCCGACGAATTCGAGGCCATCGTCGCGCGGCTCGCGGCGATTCCGGGTGTGCGCGATTGCCGAGGGGGGAAGTAG
- the ribBA gene encoding bifunctional 3,4-dihydroxy-2-butanone-4-phosphate synthase/GTP cyclohydrolase II has protein sequence MTLASTPEIIAELKAGRMVILVDEEDRENEGDLVLAAEFVTPEAINFMARYGRGLICLTLTQERCQQLNLPLMTYRNGTQYGTAFTVSIEAAEGVTTGISAADRARTIATAVARDARAEHIVQPGHVFPIMAQPGGVLVRAGHTEAGCDLTALAGLTPASVICEVIKDDGTMARLPDLLEFARQHGLKVGTIADLIHYRSRTESIVSRVAERTMHTAHGPFRAVLYQDQPSGSPHLALVRGEPQPDAETPVRVHEPLSVLDLLEVGSSTHSWTLDAAMKEIAARELGVIVMLNCGDTKEHLVDVFKAFDEKEKAEQLKRRPVDFKTYGVGAQILRDLGVGKMQVLSNPRRLGSMSGYGLEVTGFAPMPGAATAKSA, from the coding sequence ATGACCCTCGCCTCGACGCCCGAAATCATTGCCGAATTGAAGGCGGGCCGCATGGTGATCCTCGTTGACGAAGAGGATCGCGAAAACGAGGGCGACCTCGTGCTGGCAGCCGAATTCGTCACACCTGAAGCGATCAACTTCATGGCCCGCTACGGCCGCGGCCTCATCTGCCTCACGCTCACGCAGGAACGCTGCCAGCAGCTGAACCTGCCGCTCATGACGTACAGGAACGGCACGCAGTACGGTACCGCCTTCACCGTCAGCATCGAGGCGGCCGAGGGTGTAACAACGGGCATTTCCGCGGCAGACCGCGCGCGCACGATCGCCACGGCCGTCGCGCGCGATGCCCGCGCCGAGCATATCGTGCAGCCGGGCCATGTCTTCCCCATCATGGCGCAGCCCGGCGGCGTGCTCGTGCGCGCGGGCCACACCGAGGCCGGGTGCGACCTCACGGCGCTGGCCGGCCTCACGCCGGCCTCCGTGATCTGCGAGGTGATCAAGGATGACGGCACGATGGCGCGGCTGCCGGATCTGCTCGAATTCGCCCGGCAGCACGGCCTCAAGGTCGGCACGATCGCCGATCTGATCCACTACCGCAGCCGCACGGAGTCGATCGTCTCGCGCGTGGCCGAGCGTACGATGCACACGGCGCACGGCCCGTTTCGCGCCGTCCTCTACCAGGATCAGCCGAGCGGTTCGCCGCACCTCGCGCTCGTGCGCGGGGAACCGCAGCCGGACGCCGAAACGCCCGTCCGCGTACACGAGCCGCTCTCGGTGCTCGATCTGCTCGAGGTCGGGTCGTCCACGCACTCGTGGACCCTCGACGCGGCCATGAAAGAAATCGCCGCACGCGAGCTGGGCGTGATCGTCATGCTCAATTGCGGCGACACGAAAGAGCATCTGGTCGACGTCTTCAAGGCGTTCGACGAGAAAGAAAAGGCCGAGCAACTGAAGCGGCGCCCCGTCGACTTCAAGACCTACGGAGTCGGCGCGCAGATCCTGCGCGATCTCGGCGTCGGCAAGATGCAGGTGCTCTCCAATCCGCGCCGGCTCGGCAGCATGTCGGGCTACGGCCTCGAAGTCACCGGGTTCGCGCCGATGCCGGGCGCGGCCACTGCGAAAAGCGCATAA
- the ribH gene encoding 6,7-dimethyl-8-ribityllumazine synthase — translation MEIGQYQPNLDGDGLRVGIVQSRFNEPVCNGLADACIEELERLGVVGEDVLLVTVPGALEIPLALQKLAESGQFDALIALGAVVRGETYHFELVSNESGAGVSRIALDFGIPVANGVLTTDTDEQAVARMTEKGRDAARVAVEMANLSVALEQLGGDDEDEDEEEEDEA, via the coding sequence ATGGAAATCGGACAATACCAACCGAATCTCGACGGCGACGGCCTGCGTGTCGGCATCGTCCAATCGCGCTTCAACGAGCCCGTCTGCAACGGCCTCGCCGATGCCTGCATCGAAGAACTCGAACGCCTCGGCGTCGTCGGCGAAGACGTGCTGCTCGTCACGGTGCCCGGCGCGCTCGAAATTCCGCTGGCGCTGCAAAAGCTCGCCGAAAGCGGCCAGTTCGATGCGCTCATCGCGCTCGGCGCGGTCGTTCGCGGCGAAACGTACCACTTCGAGCTCGTCTCGAACGAAAGCGGCGCGGGTGTCTCGCGCATTGCGCTCGATTTCGGTATTCCCGTGGCCAACGGCGTGCTCACGACCGACACGGACGAGCAGGCGGTCGCCCGTATGACCGAAAAGGGCCGCGATGCGGCGCGGGTTGCCGTGGAAATGGCGAACCTGTCGGTCGCGCTCGAGCAGTTGGGCGGCGATGACGAAGACGAAGACGAGGAAGAAGAGGACGAGGCATGA
- the nusB gene encoding transcription antitermination factor NusB codes for MKSARRRSRELATQGLYQWLLSGAPAGEIDAQLRGALGYDKADKAHLDALLHGVIRDEQALSADLTPCLDRPIDQLSPVERAVLLVAAYEFKCHLDIPYRVVINEAVELAKTFGGADGYKYVNGVLDKLALTLRTTEAQAARGGPR; via the coding sequence ATGAAGAGCGCCCGCAGACGCTCCCGCGAATTGGCCACGCAGGGGCTGTATCAGTGGCTGCTGTCGGGCGCGCCCGCCGGTGAAATCGATGCGCAGCTGCGCGGCGCGCTCGGCTACGACAAGGCCGACAAGGCACACCTCGACGCCCTGTTGCACGGTGTCATTCGCGACGAACAGGCGCTCTCGGCCGATCTCACGCCGTGTCTCGACCGGCCGATCGACCAGCTCTCGCCCGTCGAGCGCGCGGTGCTGCTCGTTGCGGCCTACGAGTTCAAGTGCCACCTCGACATCCCGTATCGCGTCGTGATCAACGAAGCGGTCGAGCTCGCCAAGACGTTCGGCGGGGCCGACGGCTACAAGTACGTCAACGGCGTGCTCGACAAGCTTGCTCTCACGCTGCGCACCACGGAGGCGCAGGCAGCCCGCGGCGGCCCCCGCTAG